A region from the Drosophila ananassae strain 14024-0371.13 chromosome 2L, ASM1763931v2, whole genome shotgun sequence genome encodes:
- the LOC6501249 gene encoding RNA-binding protein with serine-rich domain 1-A: MARAQSPAGEGEVREKKEKDNKDKDTKEKDGKAAASSSRRERERKRRGSASSSSDSSRSSSDSSSSRSSSGSSRSSSSSSSDSSSSSSSSSSDSDRSEKNRRRGGAGSGAKDKEKTKPSTRSRSRSPRRASKSPRPASKARKEPERDRERRSRSRDRVRRAGSNERPLVENNNLKRERSRSASRSRSPRRRGRGSGERTPPPKRRERTRSRSRTRTRSPTPKPVRIHVGRLTRNVTKDHVFEIFSSFGEVKTVEFPTDRNHPNFGRGMAYVEYSTSDDCESAMKHMDGGQIDGQEITVSPVILPKQRLPMRRPSPPMRRPQGNRWRSPPPFNRFNNRGGGGGGRRPSPPRGRRSPRRRSRSPIRRRRRSNSSDSSR; this comes from the exons AT GGCGCGTGCCCAGAGTCCCGCCGGCGAAGGTGAGGTGAGAGAAAAGAAGGAGAAGGATAACAAAGATAAGGACACTAAAGAAAAAGACGGAAAAGCGGCAGCCAGTTCCTCGCGTAGGGAGCGCGAGCGTAAACGTCGGGGCTCTGCATCATCCAGCAGCGACTCCAGCCGCAG CTCATCCGATAGCAGCTCGTCGCGTAGCAGTTCTGGAAGTTCACGTTCAAGCTCGAGCAGCTCCAGTGACTCTTCGAGTTCCTCTTCAAGCTCATCCAGCGACTCTGATCGCAGTGAGAAGAACCGTCGTCGCGGAGGGGCCGGAAGTGGTGCCAAGGATAAAGAAAAGACTAAACCCAGCACACGGTCTCGTTCCCGTTCACCAAGACGAGCCTCAAAGTCGCCCCGCCCTGCCAGTAAGGCTCGCAAGGAGCCAGAGCGGGATCGTGAGCGCCGCAGTCGCTCTAGAGATCGCGTCCGCCGTGCAGGCTCCAATGAGAGGCCCTTAGTTGAAAACAACAACCTTAAACGAGAACGATCCCGCTCGGCTAGTCGCTCTCGGTCGCCGCGTCGTCGTGGAAGGGGCTCTGGGGAAAGAACGCCGCCTCCAAAACGGCGAGAGCGCAcccgctcccgatctcgcACTCGTACTAGGTCCCCCACTCCAAAGCCGGTGCGCATTCATGTCGGGCGACTTACTCGCAACGTGACAAAGGACCATGTGTTTGAGATTTTCAGCAGCTTCGGGGAAGTGAAGACGGTGGAGTTCCCAACTGACCGGAACCATCCAAACTTTGGCCGTGGCATGGCTTACGTGGAGTACTCCACATCCGACGACTGCGAGTCGGCCATGAAGCACATGGATGGCGGACAAATCGATGGACAGGAGATTACGGTCTCGCCTGTCATCCTCCCCAAGCAGCGGCTACCCATGCGCCGACCATCGCCCCCAATGCGTCGTCCTCAAGGCAATCGCTGGCGCTCACCTCCACCCTTCAACCGCTTCAACAATCGcggtggaggtggtggtggaagACGCCCGTCTCCTCCGCGAGGCCGTCGTTCCCCACGCCGTCGATCTCGTTCACCGATTCGTCGCCGGCGCCGCAGCAACAGTTCCGACAGTTCCCGCTAG
- the LOC6499335 gene encoding uncharacterized protein LOC6499335, producing MLTACPDELPNPHKNCLREMLQALICNDNDVKRLNTQLRNLQVELKAELDKINKASVKCGKEKRGKVVCESIEDMTQFAQRISCLDEIKHHFSKRCDEIRKRRDNIIVYARQCLYAYNEEKCKFKSFHENTVDYIKRTAALSQDQEVVRGCERDVCELHKRFVREVANIKSCESELQPFFKLLQESDPKAYCECCCFKEYEWLPTGSNLEAVESMTADIKEQMGEVLVRAFAQLHLHMPQDPRAFIAAYLMNLDRNEHEMKQKLTIFQAPTVAPPQELSDPTFHCENVCPPSEN from the coding sequence ATGCTGACTGCCTGTCCCGATGAACTGCCCAATCCGCACAAGAACTGCCTGCGGGAGATGCTCCAGGCCCTAATCTGCAATGACAACGACGTGAAGCGCCTGAATACGCAGCTACGGAATCTACAGGTGGAACTCAAGGCGGAGCTggacaagatcaacaaggcTTCAGTGAAGTGCGGCAAGGAGAAACGAGGCAAGGTGGTGTGCGAGAGCATCGAGGACATGACCCAATTCGCCCAGCGAATCAGTTGCTTGGACGAGATAAAGCACCACTTCAGTAAAAGGTGCGATGAGATCCGAAAGCGCCGGGACAACATTATTGTATATGCCCGACAGTGCCTCTATGCGTACAATGAGGAGAAGTGCAAGTTCAAGTCGTTCCACGAGAACACAGTGGACTATATTAAACGTACCGCCGCTCTGTCCCAGGACCAGGAGGTGGTCCGTGGATGCGAGCGGGATGTCTGCGAGTTGCATAAGCGTTTTGTGCGCGAGGTGGCCAATATAAAAAGCTGCGAGTCGGAGCTGCAGCCCTTTTTCAAGCTCCTTCAGGAGTCTGATCCGAAGGCTTACTGCGAGTGCTGTTGCTTCAAGGAATACGAATGGTTACCCACTGGCTCGAACCTAGAGGCAGTCGAGAGTATGACTGCAGACATCAAGGAACAAATGGGTGAGGTCCTGGTGCGGGCCTTTGCCCAGCTGCATCTGCACATGCCGCAGGATCCGAGAGCCTTTATTGCCGCATATTTAATGAATTTGGATCGCAACGAGCATGAAATGAAGCAGAAGTTGACTATTTTCCAGGCGCCGACAGTTGCGCCGCCCCAGGAACTTTCTGATCCCACGTTCCATTGTGAGAACGTGTGTCCCCCCTCGGAGAATTAA
- the LOC6501248 gene encoding BRCA1-associated protein, translated as MDLNPENISLCVIKIETDLETSADSEGAVSSEHPTNPRFLKERERDRGLRQARDITIETYINQRWSRELSADKNTDTEGNRMNWAAALQHVNSPSAGSSRETTPRNGDETGGPQKTSSKFPLEIGYFSGNPIVEVTKGLIHLYKKNERKAIKEAPSNQLCLLAVPATLNCHDLLNFIAPCHAEIKHVQIVRDGSPNQFMVLLEFRSNESALEFYKSYNGIAYNSLEPDSLCHAVWVSAVERGENGVPPLGHTELPTCPVCLERMDESVDGVLTILCNHAFHASCLMKWGDSTCPVCRHVQTPELIEDSVCMECEGTDSLWICLICGHVGCGRYQGGHAAAHYRATNHTFAMQLGTSSVWDYAGDNFVHRLFQNKSDGKLVASQTEKDEREEKIDSMQMEFTYLLTSQLDTQRKYYEERMERLEQEWQNFQTKANETKSEMTELQQLQQNMLKEKQNLERKLAQHTAKLKEVQKQLNEERELCKALQGNQISWHSKYKVLEKQYNDFKQNHDAEVTDLKEQLRDVMFFLDNQQKMANSELAGASITGIGGKDPEPSSRRGNRRKK; from the exons ATGGATTTGAATCCTG AAAACATATCATTGTGTGTGATCAAAATCGAAACGGACCTGGAGACCAGTGCAG ATTCAGAAGGTGCCGTTTCCTCCGAACACCCCACCAATCCACGCTTCCTTAAGGAACGGGAACGCGATCGCGGACTGCGTCAGGCCCGCGACATAACCATCGAGACGTACATCAACCAGCGCTGGTCCAGGGAACTGAGTGCTGACAAGAACACGGATACGGAGGGCAATAGGATGAACTGGGCAGCAGCCCTGCAGCATGTGAACAGCCCATCGGCGGGCAGCTCTCGAGAAACCACTCCCCGCAACGGTGATGAGACTGGTGGACCTCAAAAGACATCCTCAAAGTTTCCATTAGAGATTGGCTACTTTTCGGGGAATCCCATTGTTGAGGTGACTAAGGGCCTCATCCATCTGTACAAGAAGAA CGAACGCAAGGCCATCAAGGAGGCGCCCTCGAATCAACTCTGTCTGCTGGCCGTTCCAGCCACTCTCAACTGTCACGATCTGCTTAACTTCATCGCCCCTTGTCATGCTGAGATCAAGCATGTCCAAATCGTGCGTGATGGCAGTCCCAATCAGTTTATGGTATTGCTAGA ATTCCGTTCGAATGAATCGGCTTTGGAGTTCTACAAGTCCTACAACGGCATCGCCTATAACTCCCTCGAACCAGACTCGCTATGTCACGCGGTTTGGGTTTCCGCAGTGGAGCGAGGTGAAAACGGAGTGCCCCCATTAGGTCACACGGAGCTTCCCACCTGCCCCGTGTGCCTGGAGCGCATGGACGAGAGCGTGGACGGTGTGCTGACCATTCTGTGCAACCACGCCTTTCACGCCAGCTGTCTGATGAAGTGGGGTGACTCCACTTGTCCGGTATGCCGTCATGTACAAACACCAGAGCTCATCGAGGATTCGGTTTGCATGGAGTGCGAGGGCACCGACTCCCTGTGGATCTGTCTAATCTGTGGCCATGTCGGCTGCGGCCGCTACCAAGGAGGACATGCTGCGGCCCATTATAGAGCTACCAATCACACTTTTGCCATGCAATTAGGCACCTCAAGCGTATGGGACTATGCTGGCGACAATTTCGTCCACCGCCTCTTTCAAAACAAGTCCGATGGCAAGCTGGTTGCTTCGCAAACGGAAAAAGATGAACGTGAGgagaaaattgattcgatgcAAATGGAGTTCACCTATCTGCTGACCTCCCAACTTGATACCCAGCGTAAGTACTATGAGGAGCGTATGGAACGTCTCGAGCAGGAGTGGCAAAACTTTCAAACGAAAGCCAATGAAACCAAGTCGGAGATGACAGAACTACAGCAGCTCCAGCAGAACATGCTAAAGGAGAAACAAAATTTAGAGCGGAAGCTGGCCCAACACACTGCCAA acTCAAGGAAGTACAAAAACAGCTGAACGAAGAACGCGAGCTGTGCAAAGCCCTGCAGGGAAACCAGATCTCTTGGCACAGCAAGTATAAAGTTCTTGAGAAGCAATACAACGACTTCAAACAAAACCATGATGCCGAAGTCACCGACCTAAAGGAGCAGCTTCGCGATGTGATGTTTTTCCTGGACAATCAGCAAAAGATGGCTAACTCGGAACTGGCCGGAGCATCCATAACAGGAATCGGCGGAAAAGATCCGGAGCCGAGCTCCAGGCGTGGCAATCGTCGGAAGAAATAG
- the LOC6499334 gene encoding zinc finger protein squeeze, with amino-acid sequence MAELPTAPNGVPSGDYLHRSIDQLRSLGHLTTAQLVHDYKPFNISEFRQNVAERLDYSLKNGLVQQQQQQQMVMEQQQQHPDQQQHLHHQQQQQQQQLKTSYSAPNSPPTPHEQQEQKYDPSRSPPRQQMSSASGSGSNGSSPEEESRRGDGDQAKPYKCASCNKSFANSSYLSQHTRIHLGIKPYRCEICQRKFTQLSHLQQHIRTHTGDKPYKCRHAGCPKAFSQLSNLQSHSRCHQTDKPFKCNSCYKCFGDEMTLLEHIPKHKDSKHLKTHICNLCGKSYTQETYLQKHLQKHAEKAEKQQHRHTAQVTSAHQPHVPAGGIGLNLQRQAMNDANAAYWAKMGADSAAASLAEAIQQQLPQANGQTYGNFASLQPQHQPQELLQHHQRLADTPGHSHSPHEEATGEDLVLRQSTPQHHLQQQQQAQQQQSQPGPGSSAFTPLTASVAPPPPPHLQQHRAPPAATAAYLYQQNAAAAAAAFPTQLISLHQIRNYAHQPGAAGLIAGDHLPLGLSAVNAAKEKAQ; translated from the exons ATGGCCGAACTGCCGACGGCGCCGAACGGCGTCCCCAGCGGCGACTACCTGCACCGATCCATCGACCAGCTGAGATCCCTGGGCCATCTGACCACGGCTCAATTAGTCCACGATTACAAGCCCTTCAACATCAGCGAATTCCGTCAGAATGTGGCTGAGCGCCTGGATTACTCGTTGAAGAATGGATTGgtccaacagcagcagcaacagcaaatgGTAatggagcagcagcaacagcatcccgaccagcagcagcatctgcatcaccaacagcagcagcagcaacagcaactcaaGACGAGCTACAGTGCCCCCAACTCGCCGCCAACTCCACacgagcagcaggagcagaag TACGATCCTAGTCGATCGCCGCCGCGTCAACAGATGAGCAGTGCCAGTGGAAGCGGCAGCAACGGATCCTCGCCGGAGGAGGAGTCCCGACGCGGCGATGGCGACCAGGCGAAGCCCTACAAGTGCGCCTCCTGCAACAAATCGTTTGCCAACTCCTCTTACCTGTCGCAGCATACGCGCATCCACCTGGGAATCAAGCCGTACCGATGCGAAATCTGTCAGCGCAAGTTCACGCAACTGTCGCACCTCCAGCAGCATATCCGGACGCACACGGGCGACAAGCCCTATAAATGCCGACACGCCGGCTGTCCGAAGGCCTTCTCCCAGCTTTCCAATCTGCAGTCGCACTCACGATGCCACCAGACGGATAAGCCGTTCAAGTGCAACTCATGCTACAAGTGCTTCGGGGACGAAATGACCCTGCTGGAGCACATACCCAAGCACAAGGACTCCAAGCACCTGAAGACGCACATCTGCAACCTGTGCGGGAAGTCGTACACGCAGGAGACGTACTTGCAGAAGCATCTGCAAAAGCACGCCGAGAAAGCGGAGAAGCAGCAGCACAGGCACACTGCCCAGGTGACTTCTGCCCATCAACCGCATGTCCCTGCGGGCGGAATTGGCCTCAACCTGCAGCGCCAGGCGATGAACGATGCCAATGCCGCCTATTGGGCCAAAATGGGAGCCGATAGTGCGGCTGCCTCGCTGGCGGAGGCTATCCAACAGCAGCTTCCGCAGGCGAATGGTCAAACGTATGGTAACTTCGCCTCCCTGCAACCGCAGCACCAGCCGCAGGAGCTGCTGCAGCATCATCAGAGATTGGCCGATACCCCGGGGCATTCGCACAGTCCGCACGAGGAGGCCACGGGAGAGGATCTCGTCTTGCGGCAATCGACACCACAACATCAcctccagcaacagcagcaggcgcagcaacagcaatcaCAGCCGGGCCCTGGTTCTTCGGCCTTTACACCGCTCACAGCTTCGGTTGccccaccgccgccgccacacCTGCAACAGCATCGGGCACCGCCGGCGGCCACTGCCGCTTACCTCTATCAGCAGAATGCAGCTGCTGCGGCCGCTGCCTTTCCCACGCAGCTCATTTCGCTGCACCAGATCCGCAACTATGCCCACCAGCCAGGAGCGGCGGGTCTCATCGCTGGCGATCACCTCCCCCTCGGCCTGAGCGCCGTCAACGCCGCCAAGGAGAAGGCGCAATAG
- the LOC6499336 gene encoding 45 kDa calcium-binding protein, with amino-acid sequence MTFVNKLSKSFRWLRCSTLCAILFYMFFIGLILHSTSTKLQQQLKEHSTTSSSSSSSSSSSSEPPSSLSETKVASNMGHNGLIQSQNTREMEQRLKSPPGANSLDFGGNGHNRRKVLEGISSDNASKSPRNPPAQSKHQPQPETVILAASNVNEKQILAKAFKRADRNHDGILSIQELGQYINRRIVEHIDEAILNNAREFRRVDIGPADGLITWDEYHRFFLRDHGMTEADIDEHDEIRHTALNRRAREDMMRDKARWSEAARTDLFTLTIDEYLSFRHPESSVSNLLELVDDLLRQFDQDGDDQLTLEEFSDLNVDDDDDLLRKSLISKTLVERREEFKRIIDKNHDGKADRGELLNYVNPKTPRYALQEAATLFSLCDENKDELLTLKEMTDNAEIFLQSKMIDTANSFHTEF; translated from the exons ATGACTTTCGTTAACAAGCTGAGCAAAAGCTTCCGCTGGCTGCGCTGCTCGACATTGTGCgcaattttgttttatatgtTCTTCATTGGCCTGATCCTGCACAGCACCAGCACCAagttgcagcagcagctaAAGGAGCacagcaccaccagcagcagcagcagtagcagcagcagtagcagtagtgAGCCGCCCAGTTCGCTGTCAGAAACCAAAGTGGCAAGCAACATGGGGCATAATGGCCTAATCCAAAGCCAAAATACACGAGAAATGGAGCAAAGGCTGAAGTCGCCGCCTGGGGCAAACAGTTTGGATTTTGGTGGGAATGGACATAACCGGCGAAAAGTGCTGGAGGGGATCTCCTCCGACAATGCCAGCAAATCCCCTCGAAATCCTCCGGCCCAGTCCAAGCACCAGCCCCAGCCAGAAACGGTTATTTTAGCGGCCAGCAATGTGAATGAGAAGCAAATACTCGCAAAAGCTTTCAAACG GGCTGATCGCAATCATGATGGAATCCTGTCCATCCAAGAGCTGGGTCAGTATATTAATCGCAGGATCGTGGAGCACATCGACGAGGCGATCCTGAATAATGCCCGAGAATTCCGGCGAGTGGATATTGGACCCGCCGATGGCCTGATCACCTGGGACGAGTACCATCGGTTTTTCCTGCGAGATCACGGCATGACGGAGGCAGATATCGACGAGCACGACGAGATCAGGCACACAGCTCTCAACAGGCGGGCCAGGGAGGACATGATGCGTGACAAGGCCCGGTGGTCAGAGGCGGCGCGAACCGATCTCTTCACGCTGACCATTGACGAGTACTTGAGTTTCCGGCATCCGGAGTCCAGTGTCTCGAACTTGCTGGAGCTGGTGGACGACCTGTTGCGCCAGTTCGACCAGGACGGGGACGATCAACTAACGCTGGAGGAGTTCTCGGATCTAAACGTGGACGACGATGATGATTTGCTGCGCAAGTCATTGATTTCCAAGACGTTAGTGGAGCGACGGGAGGAGTTCAAGCGGATCATTGACAAGAACCACGACGGCAAGGCCGATCGAGGGGAACTCCTGAACTACGTGAATCCCAAGACGCCACGCTACGCTCTCCAGGAAGCGGCCACTCTATTTAGTCTGTGTGATGAGAACAAGGACGAACTGCTGACTCTTAAGGAG ATGACTGACAATGCTGAGATCTTTCTGCAATCCAAAATGATCGACACGGCCAACAGTTTTCATAcggaattttaa